The genomic segment TCTATAGCATACATTATGTATTATTATGCGATATTTATCAACAAGCTAACGAGGTCTATCTTCCGATCATCGCTCACCACGGAAGATCGACATGCAAGACGCCTCTCTCCAAGCCACCTATCTCTTCGATCCGCTTTGCGGCTGGTGTTATGGCGCGAGCCCGGCGTTGGAGCGCCTGGCGCGATTGGACGGCGTTTCCGTCGCGTTGGCACCGACCGGCTTGTTCGCCGGTGAAGGCGCGCGCCCGATGGATGCGCAATTCGCCGCCTATGCCTGGCAGAACGATCAGCGCATCGCCCGTCTGACCGGCCAGCCGTTCACGCAGACCTATCGCACTGGGATTCTCGATCGGGCCGACGGCCTGTTCGATTCAGCGCCGGCCACTTTGGGCATCGTCGCTGTGGGTTTGAGCGAGAGCGCGCGCGAATTCGAAGCGCTGAAGGCGCTGCAACGGGGCCGCTATGTCGAGGGGCGCGACACCGCCGATCTGGCGGTCGTTGCCGACATTCTCGAGCAAGCCGGATCTGCCGCCGCCGCCGCGCGTGTGCGGCAGCCGGATGAGGACTTGCTCGCCGCTTATCGCAACAGGACTGCGGCCGCCCGCACCAAGATGAGCCGCTTCGGCGTCAACGGCGTTCCCGCCCTGATCGTGGAAGGTGCGAAGGGCGAGCGCCTGCTGCCGAGCCAAGCGCTGTTTGGCGACTTCGATCAATTGGCCGCGCAGGTGCGCGCCGCGTGACGCTGAAAGGAAGGATAGCCATGGAGACGATCATGTATTCGAGGAGAGATGCGATGAAGACGACTTTTGCTGTTGGCGCGGCTGCAATGTTCGCGCCTGCCGGTCTGAGCCATGCCGCCGGTTCCAAACTGAGCTGGAAGCATTTTCCGGCGGGGCCAAACGGCTTTTTCCGCGCGCCCGTTCTGCTTTCGGGGCCGAGCGAAGCGCTGTTGATCGATGGCGGGTTCACCTATCCCGATGGCAAGGCGCTGGCTGAAGCCATCAAGGCGACCGGCAAGAAACTGACGGCGATTTATATCAGCCAGTCGGACCCTGACTATTACTTCAGCCTGAAGCCGGTGCATGCGGCTTTTCCGGATGCGAAGGTCATTGCCGCGTCGGAAACCGTCGCCGCGATCAAGGCCAGCATCGAGAAGAAGCTTGCTGCCTGGGGGCCGCAACTGAAAGAGAACGGCCCGCAGACCTTGGCCGACATCGTTGTGCCGGAAGTGTTTGACGGCAAGTCGCTCACCGTTGACGGCGAAACTGTTGATATCGTCGCGGCGGAAGGTCTGGCGAACCGTCGCACGCTCTGGGTGCCGTCGCTGAACGCGGTGTTCGGTGGCGTCCTCATCTTCTCGGGCGTGCATGTCTGGACGGCCGATACGCCGACCAAGCAGGAGCGTGCCGCTTGGATCGCCAACCTCGACAAGATCGCGGCCCGCAAGCCGGCTGTCGTCGTGCCCGGTCATATGGCGCCGGATGCGGCAACCGATCTTTCGGCTGTAACATTCACGAAGACCTATCTTTTGGCCTTTGAGGACGAACTCGCCAAGGCGAAGGATGGCGCTGCCTTGAAGGCGGCGATGGAAGCGCGCTTCCCGAACCTCGGCATGGGTGTCGCGCTCGACATCGGCTCCAAGGTCGCTAAAGGCGAGATGAAGTGGGGTTGATCGGCAATCTGGAACGGGTGCGGAGGCCGCGCTGAATTAAGCGGCTTCCCTCCAGCATCGCGGTCCGGGCTGTTCGCCTGGCGGACGGATCGAGCGAGCCAGATTGAAAGTCGACCGCCTTGGTGGTCGGCTCTCCCGTCATGGGAGGTGGAACAATGTTGGAGCTCTATCACGATTGGCGGTCCTTCTGTTCGATCAAGGTTCGCCTGTGCCTGGCCGAGAAGGGCTTGCTTTGGGAAAGCCGCTTCGTCGATCTGATGAAACTTGAACACACGACCCCGGCCTATCTGCAGCTCAATCCGAACGGGGTGGTGCCGACGCTCGTCCATGATGGGGTGCCGATCCATGAAAGCACGCTCATCAACGAATATCTGAACGAGGTTTTTCCAACGCCGGCCTTGATGCCCGATAACCCCGTCGATCGCGCCCGCGCCCGTTTCTGGGTCAAGTTCGAAGACGACGTGTTGCATCCGGCCATCCGGCCGGCGACCTTTGCCGTGATGATGAGCCCGGAACTCGCGGGGAGGTCGGATGAGGAGCTTGAGGCGCTGGTGGCGTCGCATCCCAATAAGGCGCGGGCCGAGGAATATCGCCGGGCGGCGCGTCAACCGATCGACCAGGCGAAGGTCGATACAGCGCGACAGGCGATCATCTCGGCGCTTGGTCGCATGGAGCGACGGTTGTCCGACGTGCCGTGGCTGGGCGGGCAGGCCTATTCGCTCGCCGATATCGCGGCCGCCCCATTCATCGATCGATTGGAGGAGCTGAATTTTTCGGATCTCTGGGGGAGCCATGGTGCGATCCGCGATTGGGTCGCGCGTACCAAGGCTCGCCCCGCATATAAGATTGCTGTCCCCGACAGCGATCAGCGCTTTGCAGCTGCCGCACGACCCAACGTCGCCTAGCTCACGCAAGCGGGGAGGAGACTACGATGTTTGAGGCGCGTAATTCTTTGCCGATCGTCATTGCTGGTGGCGGCATCGGTGGTTTGGCCTGCGCGCTGGCTTTGGCGCAACGCGGCTTTCACGTCATCGTCTGCGAACAGGCGGCGGAATTCGGGCAGGTCGGTGTGGGTTTGCAGGTCGCGCCCAATGCCTTGTCGGTGCTGGATGCGCTTGGCGTCGGGGATCGCGTTAAGAGCGAAGGCCTGCTCATCGAGCGCATGCTGATGATCGACGGGTTGGATGGACGAACGATCTGCGACATTCCTTGCGGTGCCGACTTCATTCATCGTTTCGGCAATCCCTATGCCGTCTCGCATCGCGCTGACGTACATGGGGCGCTGCTGCAAGGCTGCATGGCGGCGCCTCTGATCGAGCTGCGGACCAACAGCAAGGTCGTCGCATATGCCAACACCGACGATGCGGTGAGCGTCCGCTTGCAAACAGGTGACAGCCTTGTTGCTGGTGGATTGATTGGTGCAGACGGCGTGCGGTCGCGGGTGCGTCAGCAACTGGTGGGCGA from the Beijerinckia sp. 28-YEA-48 genome contains:
- a CDS encoding DsbA family protein; this encodes MQDASLQATYLFDPLCGWCYGASPALERLARLDGVSVALAPTGLFAGEGARPMDAQFAAYAWQNDQRIARLTGQPFTQTYRTGILDRADGLFDSAPATLGIVAVGLSESAREFEALKALQRGRYVEGRDTADLAVVADILEQAGSAAAAARVRQPDEDLLAAYRNRTAAARTKMSRFGVNGVPALIVEGAKGERLLPSQALFGDFDQLAAQVRAA
- a CDS encoding MBL fold metallo-hydrolase; the encoded protein is MYSRRDAMKTTFAVGAAAMFAPAGLSHAAGSKLSWKHFPAGPNGFFRAPVLLSGPSEALLIDGGFTYPDGKALAEAIKATGKKLTAIYISQSDPDYYFSLKPVHAAFPDAKVIAASETVAAIKASIEKKLAAWGPQLKENGPQTLADIVVPEVFDGKSLTVDGETVDIVAAEGLANRRTLWVPSLNAVFGGVLIFSGVHVWTADTPTKQERAAWIANLDKIAARKPAVVVPGHMAPDAATDLSAVTFTKTYLLAFEDELAKAKDGAALKAAMEARFPNLGMGVALDIGSKVAKGEMKWG
- a CDS encoding glutathione S-transferase family protein, translating into MLELYHDWRSFCSIKVRLCLAEKGLLWESRFVDLMKLEHTTPAYLQLNPNGVVPTLVHDGVPIHESTLINEYLNEVFPTPALMPDNPVDRARARFWVKFEDDVLHPAIRPATFAVMMSPELAGRSDEELEALVASHPNKARAEEYRRAARQPIDQAKVDTARQAIISALGRMERRLSDVPWLGGQAYSLADIAAAPFIDRLEELNFSDLWGSHGAIRDWVARTKARPAYKIAVPDSDQRFAAAARPNVA